From a region of the Comamonadaceae bacterium OTU4NAUVB1 genome:
- the nirB gene encoding nitrite reductase large subunit NirB, translated as MKIAVIGHGMVGHKFLEQLHDLGVPDVQVTILCEEPRAAYDRVHLSEFFAGKSAEDLTMVEDGFFDRSGFSLRLAARAVAIERRDNTVTTADGEVLHYDKLVLATGSVPFVPPVPGRDRPDCFVYRTIEDLVAMKECGARSRSGVVVGGGLLGLECAKALRDMGLDTHVVEFSPRLMAVQVDEGGGAALRGSIEALGLHVHTGRNTVEIVDGATARHRMVFADGTWLETDMIVFSAGIRPRDELARQSVLAVGARGGVAVDTHCRTSDRDIYAIGECAAWNDQTFGLVAPGYEMARVAARHIAGQTDAAFAGADMSTKLKLMGVDVASIGDAHGRTPRSRAYQYVNEHKGIYKKIVVSEDGKQLLGAVLVGDAAEYGTLLQIALNGIALPAEPEFLILPSSDGHSKVGIGVEALPDSAQICSCNDVSKGAIHAAVGKGACTIAEMKACTKAGATCGGCVPLVTQVMKVEMARLGMAVNNHLCEHFPYSRQELYHLVRVGEIRTFAELLARHGHGLGCDICKPTAASVMASCWNDFVLRKDLAGLQDSNDYFLGNIQKDGTYSVVPRMTGGEVTPDGLIACGQIAKKYGLYTKITGGQRVDMFGARVEQLPLIWEELIAAGFESGHAYGKSLRTVKSCVGSTWCRYGVDDSVGLAVELENRYKGLRAPHKIKFGVSGCTRECAEAQGKDVGIIATEKGWNLYVCGNGGMKPRHAELIATDLSKTELIRLIDRFLMFYVRTADRLQRTSTWRDNLEGGLDYLKGVVVADTLGLGAELEAQMQHVVDTYQCEWKTAITDPAVRQRFRSFVNSDKPDEHIVFVGERGQIRPASAEERAAASSVAIA; from the coding sequence ATGAAAATCGCAGTCATCGGCCACGGCATGGTCGGCCACAAGTTCCTCGAACAGCTCCACGACCTCGGCGTGCCCGACGTCCAGGTGACCATCCTGTGCGAGGAGCCGCGCGCGGCGTACGACCGCGTGCACCTCTCGGAATTCTTCGCCGGCAAGAGCGCCGAGGACCTCACGATGGTCGAGGACGGCTTCTTCGACCGCAGCGGCTTCTCGCTGCGGCTGGCCGCGCGCGCGGTCGCCATCGAGCGGCGCGACAACACCGTCACCACCGCCGACGGCGAGGTGCTGCACTACGACAAGCTGGTGCTGGCCACGGGCTCGGTGCCTTTCGTGCCGCCGGTGCCCGGCCGCGACCGGCCCGACTGCTTCGTCTACCGCACCATCGAGGACCTGGTGGCCATGAAGGAATGCGGCGCGCGCTCCAGGAGCGGCGTGGTGGTGGGCGGCGGCCTGCTGGGCCTCGAATGCGCCAAGGCGCTGCGCGACATGGGCCTGGACACCCACGTGGTGGAGTTCTCGCCGCGCCTGATGGCCGTGCAGGTCGACGAGGGCGGCGGCGCCGCCCTGCGCGGCAGCATCGAGGCCCTGGGCCTGCACGTGCACACCGGACGCAACACGGTGGAGATCGTCGACGGCGCGACGGCGCGCCACCGCATGGTCTTCGCCGACGGCACCTGGCTGGAGACCGACATGATCGTGTTCTCCGCCGGCATCCGGCCGCGCGACGAGCTCGCGCGCCAGAGCGTGCTGGCCGTGGGCGCGCGCGGCGGCGTGGCGGTGGACACCCACTGCCGCACCAGCGACCGCGACATCTACGCCATCGGCGAGTGCGCGGCCTGGAACGACCAGACCTTCGGCCTGGTGGCGCCGGGCTACGAGATGGCCCGCGTGGCCGCCCGGCACATCGCCGGCCAGACCGACGCCGCCTTCGCGGGCGCCGACATGAGCACCAAGCTCAAGCTGATGGGCGTGGACGTGGCGAGCATCGGCGACGCCCACGGCCGCACGCCCCGCTCGCGCGCCTACCAGTACGTCAACGAGCACAAGGGCATCTACAAGAAGATCGTCGTTAGCGAGGACGGCAAGCAGCTGCTCGGCGCGGTGCTGGTGGGCGACGCGGCCGAGTACGGCACGCTGCTGCAGATCGCGCTCAACGGCATCGCGCTGCCGGCCGAGCCGGAGTTCCTGATCCTGCCCTCGAGCGACGGCCACTCCAAGGTCGGCATCGGCGTCGAGGCGCTGCCCGACTCGGCGCAGATCTGCTCGTGCAACGACGTCTCCAAGGGCGCCATCCACGCGGCCGTCGGCAAGGGCGCCTGCACCATCGCCGAGATGAAGGCCTGCACCAAGGCCGGCGCCACCTGCGGCGGCTGCGTGCCCCTGGTCACCCAGGTCATGAAGGTGGAGATGGCGCGCCTGGGCATGGCGGTGAACAACCACCTGTGCGAGCACTTCCCCTACTCGCGACAGGAGCTCTACCACCTGGTGCGCGTCGGCGAGATCCGCACCTTCGCCGAGCTGCTGGCCAGGCACGGCCACGGCCTGGGCTGCGACATCTGCAAGCCCACCGCCGCCAGCGTCATGGCCTCGTGCTGGAACGACTTCGTGCTGCGCAAGGACCTGGCCGGCCTGCAGGACAGCAATGACTACTTCCTGGGCAACATCCAGAAGGACGGCACCTATTCGGTGGTGCCGCGCATGACCGGCGGCGAGGTCACGCCCGACGGCCTGATCGCCTGCGGCCAGATCGCCAAGAAGTACGGCCTCTACACCAAGATCACCGGCGGCCAGCGGGTGGACATGTTCGGCGCCCGCGTCGAGCAGCTGCCGCTGATCTGGGAGGAACTGATCGCGGCGGGCTTCGAATCGGGACACGCCTACGGCAAGTCGCTGCGCACGGTGAAGAGCTGCGTCGGCTCGACCTGGTGCCGCTACGGCGTGGACGACTCGGTGGGTCTGGCCGTCGAGCTGGAGAACCGCTACAAGGGCCTGCGCGCGCCGCACAAGATCAAGTTCGGCGTCTCCGGCTGCACCCGCGAGTGCGCCGAGGCGCAGGGCAAGGACGTCGGCATCATCGCCACGGAGAAGGGCTGGAACCTCTACGTCTGCGGCAACGGCGGCATGAAGCCGCGCCATGCCGAACTCATCGCCACCGACCTCTCGAAGACCGAGCTGATCCGCCTGATCGACCGCTTCCTGATGTTCTACGTGCGCACCGCCGACCGCCTGCAGCGCACCAGCACCTGGCGCGACAACCTCGAGGGCGGCCTGGACTACCTCAAGGGCGTGGTCGTGGCCGACACCCTGGGCCTGGGCGCCGAACTGGAGGCGCAGATGCAGCACGTGGTGGACACCTACCAGTGCGAATGGAAGACCGCCATCACCGATCCCGCCGTGCGCCAGCGCTTCCGCTCGTTCGTCAACAGCGACAAGCCCGACGAGCACATCGTCTTCGTCGGCGAGCGCGGGCAGATCCGCCCGGCCAGCGCCGAGGAACGCGCCGCCGCGTCCAGCGTCGCCATCGCATGA
- a CDS encoding tannase/feruloyl esterase family alpha/beta hydrolase, protein MSPSSIDRPSSGRALALALSGLLLSACGGGSGDDAPPYPTPPRLAAATPATLRACADLAGRAAFADTTFTGATLVPAGTLGVAGQPVGEHCQVTGRMFSRTSPVDGQTYAIGFEMRLPRDWNGRFFHQVNGGTDGVVGTATGGIGGGGPLTNGLRQGFAVITSDAGHGAAQNPLFGLDPQARLDYGYQAVGKLTPMAKALIATAYGKAPDRSYLVGCSNGGRHAMVGAARYADQYDGILAGNPGFNLPKAAVAQLYGAQQLNAVATSATDLSSAFTVPERALVAARVLDRCDALDGATDGLVQDVQACKAAFSLARDVPTCTGARTGSCLSGAQKTALDNVFAGARNGRGEAIYASFPWDAGITSTNWAGWKFNSSIGAARDPVAVGFIFQVPPAPVSILADTRAFALGFSMDTDAPKIAATNALYTESSLSFMTPPEAGHLSALRGRGAKMMIYHGVSDGVFSPDDTAAWYDRLRSAYGGSADDFARLYLVPGMNHCGAGPATDQFDMVSALVAWVEQGRTPDRVVAAARGPGNAGGANPELPPGWSPTRTRPLCPYPQVAHYRGTGDVEDAASFSCR, encoded by the coding sequence ATGTCGCCATCCTCCATCGACCGCCCGTCGTCCGGCCGCGCCCTCGCGCTGGCCTTGTCGGGCCTGCTGCTGTCCGCCTGCGGCGGCGGCTCGGGCGACGACGCGCCGCCCTACCCCACGCCGCCCCGGCTCGCGGCGGCCACGCCCGCGACGCTGCGCGCGTGCGCGGACCTCGCCGGCCGCGCGGCCTTCGCCGACACCACCTTCACGGGCGCCACGCTGGTGCCGGCGGGCACCCTCGGGGTCGCCGGCCAGCCGGTGGGCGAGCATTGCCAGGTCACCGGCCGGATGTTCAGCCGCACCAGTCCGGTGGACGGCCAGACCTACGCGATCGGCTTCGAGATGCGGCTGCCGCGCGACTGGAACGGCCGCTTCTTCCACCAGGTCAACGGCGGCACCGACGGCGTCGTCGGCACCGCCACGGGCGGCATCGGCGGCGGCGGGCCGCTCACCAACGGACTGCGGCAGGGCTTCGCCGTCATCACCTCGGACGCCGGCCACGGCGCGGCGCAGAACCCGCTGTTCGGCCTCGACCCGCAGGCGCGGCTGGACTACGGCTACCAGGCCGTCGGCAAGCTCACGCCCATGGCCAAGGCGCTGATCGCCACCGCCTACGGCAAGGCGCCCGACCGCTCCTACCTGGTGGGCTGCTCCAACGGCGGGCGCCACGCCATGGTCGGCGCGGCGCGCTACGCCGACCAGTACGACGGCATCCTGGCCGGCAACCCCGGCTTCAACCTGCCCAAGGCCGCCGTCGCCCAACTCTACGGCGCCCAGCAGCTCAATGCCGTCGCGACCAGCGCCACCGACCTGTCGAGCGCCTTCACCGTGCCCGAACGCGCCCTGGTCGCCGCCCGCGTGCTGGACCGCTGCGACGCCCTCGACGGCGCCACCGACGGTCTGGTGCAGGACGTCCAGGCCTGCAAGGCCGCCTTCTCGCTGGCACGCGACGTGCCCACCTGCACCGGCGCGCGCACGGGCAGTTGCCTGAGCGGCGCGCAGAAGACGGCGCTGGACAACGTCTTCGCGGGCGCCCGCAACGGCCGGGGCGAGGCGATCTACGCTTCGTTCCCGTGGGACGCCGGCATCACCAGCACCAACTGGGCGGGCTGGAAGTTCAACTCGTCGATCGGCGCGGCGCGCGACCCGGTGGCGGTGGGGTTCATCTTCCAGGTGCCGCCGGCGCCGGTCTCGATCCTGGCCGACACGCGGGCCTTCGCGCTCGGTTTCAGCATGGACACCGATGCCCCGAAGATCGCCGCGACGAATGCGCTCTACACCGAGTCGTCGCTCTCGTTCATGACGCCGCCCGAGGCCGGCCACCTGTCGGCCCTGCGCGGCCGGGGCGCCAAGATGATGATCTACCACGGCGTGAGCGATGGCGTGTTCTCCCCCGACGACACCGCCGCCTGGTACGACCGCCTGCGCAGCGCCTACGGCGGCAGCGCCGACGACTTCGCCCGGCTCTACCTGGTGCCGGGCATGAACCACTGCGGCGCCGGCCCCGCCACCGACCAGTTCGACATGGTGAGCGCGCTGGTGGCCTGGGTCGAGCAGGGCCGGACGCCCGACCGGGTCGTCGCGGCGGCGCGCGGCCCGGGCAACGCCGGCGGCGCGAATCCCGAGTTGCCGCCGGGCTGGTCGCCCACCCGCACGCGGCCGCTGTGCCCCTACCCGCAGGTGGCGCACTACCGGGGCACCGGCGACGTGGAGGACGCGGCGAGCTTCAGCTGCCGCTAG
- a CDS encoding DUF2254 domain-containing protein yields the protein MSEKLIYLLRRTLRKTWWRCALFSLFAVLAVVLATVLGPWIPDHVALRLGSDAIGSLLNILASSMLTVAIFSASTMVGSFTAVANSATPRASQLLIEDTTVQNTLAVFIGAFLYAVIALIGLQAHLYGDGGRLVLFGFTIVMLGVVVVVLLRWIDYLSVLGRLGETIRRVESATRAAMDQRLAKPHLGGVPQPEGARGAHAVEATDTGFVQHVSMDILQKCAERLDARLHLHVLPGAFVDPGTPLVSSDRPLDDPARAALSDAVLVGAGRTFDHDPRFGMVVLGEIAARALSAAVNDPGTATDVMTAMVKVLAHWSAQKARRDGDGAPEVAFDRVSAPALAEAELVEDAFMPVARHGASAVEVGIALQRALASVGRLGGALPGSAAALSAYALARARHAGLMEDDLALLARAASTQRTLPVRAAGADRWRARPD from the coding sequence ATGTCCGAAAAACTGATCTACCTCCTGCGGCGCACGCTGCGCAAGACCTGGTGGCGCTGCGCGCTGTTCTCGCTCTTCGCGGTGCTCGCCGTGGTGCTCGCCACCGTCCTGGGACCCTGGATTCCGGACCACGTCGCGCTGCGGCTGGGGTCCGACGCCATCGGCAGCCTGCTCAACATCCTGGCCTCCAGCATGCTGACGGTGGCCATCTTCTCGGCCAGCACCATGGTCGGCTCGTTCACCGCCGTCGCCAACAGCGCCACGCCCCGCGCTTCGCAGTTGCTCATCGAGGACACCACGGTGCAGAACACGCTGGCCGTGTTCATCGGCGCCTTCCTGTACGCCGTGATCGCGCTGATCGGCCTGCAGGCGCACCTGTACGGCGACGGCGGGCGGCTGGTGCTGTTCGGCTTCACGATCGTGATGCTGGGGGTGGTGGTGGTGGTGCTGCTGCGCTGGATCGACTACCTGTCGGTGCTCGGCCGGCTGGGCGAGACCATCCGGCGCGTCGAGTCCGCCACGCGCGCGGCCATGGACCAGCGCCTGGCGAAGCCCCACCTCGGCGGGGTGCCGCAGCCCGAGGGCGCGCGCGGCGCCCATGCGGTCGAGGCGACGGACACCGGTTTCGTGCAGCACGTGTCGATGGACATCCTGCAGAAGTGCGCCGAGCGGCTCGACGCCCGGCTGCACCTGCACGTGCTGCCCGGGGCCTTCGTCGATCCCGGCACCCCGCTGGTCAGCAGCGACCGGCCCCTGGACGATCCGGCGCGCGCGGCGCTCTCGGACGCGGTGCTCGTGGGGGCCGGGCGCACCTTCGACCACGATCCGCGCTTCGGGATGGTGGTGCTCGGGGAGATCGCGGCGCGGGCGCTGTCGGCGGCGGTGAACGATCCCGGCACCGCGACCGACGTGATGACCGCCATGGTCAAGGTGCTGGCGCACTGGTCGGCGCAGAAGGCCCGGCGCGACGGCGACGGGGCGCCGGAGGTGGCGTTCGACCGCGTCAGCGCCCCGGCGCTGGCCGAGGCCGAACTGGTCGAGGACGCCTTCATGCCGGTCGCGCGCCACGGCGCCTCGGCGGTGGAGGTGGGCATCGCGCTGCAGCGTGCGCTCGCCTCCGTCGGCCGGCTGGGCGGCGCCCTGCCCGGATCGGCGGCGGCGCTGTCGGCCTACGCGCTCGCGCGCGCACGGCACGCGGGGCTGATGGAAGACGACCTGGCCCTGCTGGCGCGGGCGGCGTCCACGCAGCGCACGCTGCCGGTGCGCGCGGCGGGTGCCGACCGGTGGCGCGCGCGACCGGACTGA